The Sorangiineae bacterium MSr11954 DNA segment TCGCAGGAGCGACATCCCGGCGCTGGCGAGCTTCTTCCTGCGCCGCTACGCGGCCGAGAACGGGCGCAACATCGAGGGCATCAGCGACGAAGCCTTGGAGCGCCTCGCCTCGTACGCATGGCCCGGCAATGTGCGCGAGCTGGAGAACGCCATCGAGCGCGCCGTCGTGCTCTGCGACGGCACGCAAATCGAGGCGCGCCAGCTCCCGCCCACCTTGGTCCCGCAGACGCAGCGCGAGGGTCCGCCGCCCATCCCCGGCTCGACCATCGCCGATCTCGAGCGCTACGCCATTCTGAAGACGCTCGAGGCGTGCGGCGGCTCCACCTCCAAGGCGGCGATGCTCCTCGGCGTCTCCACGCGGAAGATCCAGTACAAGCTGCACGAGTACGGGGCCACCGGCACCTTGGGCCTCGCGAACGCGGCCACCCCCGCGAGCGCGCGCCCGAGCACCAAGTAGGTTCAAGGCGAGGCCGGGGGAAAAGGCGTTGCCCGTCCTCGCCGTACGCGATCTCGCCAAGACGTTTCGCAAGTCGTTCGCGTTCGCGCCGTCGTTTCCGTTCGTCTCTGCGCGGACGATCGAGGCGGTGCGCGGCATCTCGTTCGAGGTGGAGCGCGGCGAGATCTTCGGCTTGCTCGGTCCCAACGGCGCAGGCAAGACCACGACGTTCAAGATGCTCACCGGCCTGGTCGCCCCCACCGCGGGAAAGGCGACCTTGTTCGATCTGCCGCTTTCGCACGACAGCCTTCGAAAGGTCGGCTTTCTACCCGAGACACCTTACGTCTATCCGCACCTCACGCCGCGTGAGTTCGTGGCGCTTTGCGCGCGGCTGAGCGACGTCGAGGGCCGCGGGCTCCCGGCGCGGGTCGCGGGCGTTCTCGGGCGGGTGGAGATGAGCCAGGCCATCGACCGTCCGGTGCGCACCTTGTCCAAGGGGATGCTCCAGCGGGTCGCGCTGGCCTCGGCGCTGGTGCACGAGCCGGAGCTCTTGGTGTTGGACGAGCCGATGGACGGTCTCGATCCGTCGGGTCGGATGATGGTGCGCGAGCTCC contains these protein-coding regions:
- a CDS encoding ABC transporter ATP-binding protein yields the protein MPVLAVRDLAKTFRKSFAFAPSFPFVSARTIEAVRGISFEVERGEIFGLLGPNGAGKTTTFKMLTGLVAPTAGKATLFDLPLSHDSLRKVGFLPETPYVYPHLTPREFVALCARLSDVEGRGLPARVAGVLGRVEMSQAIDRPVRTLSKGMLQRVALASALVHEPELLVLDEPMDGLDPSGRMMVRELLREEKAKGRTILLSSHILRDIELLCDRICILRAGKVALEGAVPALLARHDGSRTEITLLADAKTEVIVATSEAEVADVLGRALARGARVMSVKRETLEELFVRGSNDAPS